From a single Hippopotamus amphibius kiboko isolate mHipAmp2 chromosome X, mHipAmp2.hap2, whole genome shotgun sequence genomic region:
- the LOC130842013 gene encoding zinc finger protein 281: MAFSQKYLLQRHEKIHSHEKPFGCDQCSMKFIQKYHMERHKRTHSGEKPHKCDTCQQYFSRTDQLLKHRRRCGEALAKGAPGAEPGSSGSHGGVGSLAALSQGSTSSSRRKAKSKGLAVENKEPKTGKASESHVPSSINMQTYSVEMPAVSSGGGILGSGLDELQKRVPKLIFKKGSRKSTDKNDLNFVSPLPDIVGQKPLSGKPGGSLGIVSNNSVETISLLQGAGGKQGQIGSSYDDAMQFSKKRRYLPTASSNSAFSVNVGHMVSQQSVIQSAGVGVLDSEALLSLMDSPALNADIKSCHDKSGIPDEVLQSILDQYSSKSESQKEDPFSIAEPRVDLHASGEHSELVQEENLSPGTQTPSNDKASMLQEYSKYLQQAFEKSTNAGFTLGHGFQFVSLSSPLHSHTLFPEKQIYTTSPLECGFGQSVTSVLPSSLPKPPFGMLFGSQPGLYLSALDATHQQLTPSQELDDLIDSQKNLETSSAFQSSSQKLTSQKEQQKNLESSASFQIPSQELASQIEPQKDVEPRTTYQIENSAQAFGSQFKSGSRVPMTFVTNSNGEVDHRARTSVSDFSGYTDMMSDVSEPCSARVKTPTSQSYR, translated from the coding sequence ATGGCCTTCAGCCAGAAGTACCTGCTGCAGCGGCACGAGAAGATCCACAGCCACGAGAAGCCCTTCGGCTGCGACCAGTGCAGCATGAAGTTCATCCAGAAGTACCACATGGAGAGGCACAAGCGGACGCACAGCGGAGAAAAGCCACACAAGTGTGACACTTGCCAGCAGTATTTCTCAAGGACGGACCAGCTGCTGAAGCACAGGCGCAGGTGCGGCGAGGCCCTGGCGAAGGGGGCGCCCGGCGCGGAGCCGGGGTCGTCCGGCAGCCACGGCGGCGTGGGCAGCCTGGCCGCGTTGTCTCAGGGAAGCACGAGTTCCTCCAGGAGGAAAGCCAAGTCCAAGGGCCTGGCCGTGGAAAACAAGGAGCCCAAGACCGGGAAAGCCAGTGAGTCCCACGTGCCGAGCAGCATAAACATGCAGACGTACTCGGTGGAGATGCCCGCCGTGTCCTCCGGTGGGGGCATCCTCGGCTCCGGCCTGGACGAGCTCCAGAAGAGGGTGCCCAAACTCATCTTCAAGAAGGGCAGCAGGAAGAGTACCGACAAAAACGACCTGAATTTTGTGTCGCCGCTACCAGACATCGTGGGACAGAAGCCCTTGTCCGGGAAACCAGGTGGCTCCCTTGGCATCGTGTCAAACAACAGCGTGGAGACCATCAGCCTTCTCCAGGGTGCAGGTGGCAAGCAAGGTCAGATAGGCAGCAGCTACGATGATGCCATGCAATTCTCTAAGAAGAGAAGGTACTTACCCACCGCCAGCAGCAACAGTGCCTTTTCCGTGAACGTGGGACACATGGTCTCCCAGCAGTCCGTCATTCAGTCCGCGGGCGTCGGCGTCTTGGACAGTGAGGCCCTGTTGTCCCTTATGGACTCCCCGGCCCTGAATGCGGACATTAAGTCTTGTCACGACAAGTCGGGAATTCCTGATGAGGTTTTACAGAGTATTTTGGATCAGTACTCCAGCAAGTCGGAGAGCCAGAAGGAGGATCCTTTCAGCATAGCAGAACCACGTGTGGATCTGCACGCCTCAGGAGAACACTCAGAACTGGTTCAGGAAGAGAATTTGAGCCCCGGCACCCAGACTCCTTCGAATGACAAGGCGAGCATGTTGCAAGAATACTCCAAATACCTCCAGCAGGCTTTTGAGAAATCCACGAATGCAGGTTTTACTCTGGGACACGGTTTCCAGTTTGTCAGTCTGTCCTCACCTCTCCACAGCCACACTTTATTTCCGGaaaaacagatatacactacATCTCCTTTGGAGTGTGGTTTCGGCCAGTCTGTTACCTCAGTGTTGCCATCTTCGTTGCCAAAGCCTCCTTTTGGGATGTTGTTTGGGTCTCAGCCAGGTCTTTATTTATCTGCTTTGGATGCCACACATCAGCAGTTGACACCTTCCCAGGAGCTGGATGACCTGATAGATTCTCAGAAGAACCTAGAGACTTCTTCAGCCTTCCAGTCCTCATCTCAGAAACTGACTAGCCAGAAGGAACAACAGAAGAACTTAGAGTCCTCAGCAAGCTTTCAGATTCCATCTCAGGAGTTAGCTAGCCAGATAGAGCCTCAGAAGGACGTAGAGCCTAGAACGACGTACCAGATTGAGAACTCCGCGCAAGCGTTTGGCTCTCAGTTCAAGTCGGGCAGCAGGGTGCCAATGACCTTTGTCACTAACTCTAACGGAGAAGTGGACCATAGAGCAAGGACTTCAGTGTCAGATTTCTCAGGGTACACAGACATGATGTCCGACGTTAGTGAGCCGTGCAGTGCCAGAGTAAAGACCCCCACCAGCCAGAGCTACAGGTGA